From the genome of Malus sylvestris chromosome 6, drMalSylv7.2, whole genome shotgun sequence, one region includes:
- the LOC126627283 gene encoding uncharacterized protein LOC126627283 translates to MMERAEKLRFCPYEVPRTCKSEENNKINPPDLPAPRAQRSSSFPQTCNHRSGLHLRKKKIHICGLHETKERMSSRRYKGKDVLSEITDLSKHKDTRIHCTAER, encoded by the exons ATGATGGAGCGAGCTGAAAAACTGCGTTTTTGTCCGTATGAGGTTCCCCGAACATGCAAATCGGAGGAAAACAACAAGATAAACCCTCCCGATTTGCCAGCTCCGAGAGCGCAGAGGTCATCAAGTTTCCCCCAAACTTGCAATCACAGATCCGGCCTACACCTCAG gaaaaaaaaaattcatatttgtGGTCTGCAtgagacaaaggaaaggatgTCCTCTCGGAGATACAAAGGAAAGGATGTCCTCTCGGAGATCACAGATCTGAGCAAACATAAG GACACACGGATCCATTGTACAGCCGAGAGATAG
- the LOC126627275 gene encoding uncharacterized protein LOC126627275 isoform X2, translating to MFHSCLEDNNCGAPFRVCSISVDGAIERRDHMVYLWKMRGIAWLLLEGDFCLHRLIFEEAKDGNAFFDDGKAVTECPPFNTDKSHLRYYKLDTREVKKNKVCEQAYRMAHNLDQESDGRCVLQFHTGLMFVIKQKLAKMDGGQIDWNHDTEHLWGFLPAIQATA from the exons ATGTTTCATTCTTGTTTGGAGGATAATAATTGCGGTGCGCCGTTTAGAG TGTGCAGTATCAGTGTCGACGGAGCAATCGAAAGAAGGGACCATATGG TTTACCTGTGGAAAATGAGGGGCATCGCGTGGCTTTTGCTTGAAGGAGATTTTTGCCTACATCGCTTGATCTTTGAGGAAGCAAAAGATGGCAATGCATTTTTTGACGATGGTAAAGCGGTCACTGAATGTCCACCATTTAACACCGACAAGTCTCATTTGAGATATTATAAACTTGATACAAGAGAGGTGAAGAAAAACAAGG TGTGCGAGCAGGCATATAGAATGGCGCATAATCTGGATCAGGAAAGTGATGGCAGATGTGTTCTTCAGTTTCACACCGGATTGATGTTTGTAATCAAG CAAAAACTTGCAAAAATGGATGGGGGTCAAATAGATTGGAATCATGATACTGAGCACCTCTGGGGATTTTTACCAGCTATACAAGCGACAGCATAG